In Puntigrus tetrazona isolate hp1 chromosome 7, ASM1883169v1, whole genome shotgun sequence, the following are encoded in one genomic region:
- the chmp5b gene encoding charged multivesicular body protein 5, which yields MNRIFGRGKAKGPPPNLTDCISGVDSRAESIDKKVARLDAELMKYKDQMKKMRDGPSKNMVKQKAMRVLKQKRMYEGQRDQLMQQSFNMEQANYTIQTLKDTKTTVDAMKIGAKEMKKAYKNVKIDQIEDLQDQLEDMMEDANEVQEALSRSYGTPDIDEDDLEAELDALGDELLLDDDNSYLDEASSAPAIPEGVPGDRSTNRDGVLVDEFGLPQIPAT from the exons GTTGACTCACGAGCAGAGTCTATCGATAAAAAGGTAGCCAGACTTGATGCTGAACTGATGAAATACAAAGatcaaatgaagaaaatgagGGATGGCCCATCAAAG AACATGGTGAAACAGAAAGCCATGAGAGTCCTCAAGCAGAAGAGAAT GTATGAGGGGCAGAGAGATCAGTTGATGCAGCAGTCATTTAACATGGAACAAGCAAACTACACCATCCAGACACTAAAAGACACCAAGACCACT GTGGACGCAATGAAAATCGGTgccaaagaaatgaaaaaagcataCAAGAATGTTAAAATTGATCAGATCGAG GATCTACAAGATCAGTTGGAGGACATGATGGAAGATGCTAATGAAGTGCAAGAAGCTCTCAGCCGCAGCTACGGGACACCAGACATCGATGAAGATGACCTGGAAGCAG AACTGGACGCACTCGGTGATGAACTCCTCTTGGACGATGACAACTCCTACCTGGATGAGGCTTCTTCTGCTCCAGCTATACCCGAAGGAGTACCAGGAGACAGAAGCACGAATCGG GACGGTGTACTGGTGGATGAGTTTGGCCTTCCTCAGATTCCAGCCACATAA
- the fastkd3 gene encoding FAST kinase domain-containing protein 3, mitochondrial isoform X3, translated as MLLSLGPRGACAAERDSVFLAARSSRPYQELLPSGTALSLLHYLPSDEDRAFMKRLASCTSSQQVLRLLRSHPYLSGATAASILHRLADLEHHSTHDLSDALLSDAGLNKLCQTLEHDSAGLQDEVLVRALLGCTRLYLDPHSSLVLKLVSESRKRLNLERLGVETLCGLSRALFALEGPNSGVLKQAMSQIQSKDTGQWNMAELVAAYSMLSTGLGEDDCYQELLNKMNARARQLAPLMGPSMISEILAALLKSRHNKALPLVIALCKQAVHHVKNFADEELTVVLSALMHYGHNDHFLVVALERHVPKVAFTAHPETVTKVMQFFRRWRILSPPVFNTVAESFLYRAEEYSTCQVSQQIAALGALGYLPPDAGRLFQKVESVLHARFSQFHPRALLDLLYACTLLQRYPLNFVSKVFSPYFMQQLQGEEGSRIDHKVLEQLTQLYMTVKLECPFYDGPRLPQKFQVKSFLDLETPVQPHFYNAVRSALVDLLGAQSFFASRVLTPYCYTLDIEIKLDEEGYVLPASHRDQVYKRIALCIDGSKRFAANSDKLLGKESIKQRHLRILGYEVVQIPYSEFETLKNKKEAVEYLHKKIFPHSYRLSW; from the exons ATGCTTCTGAG CCTCGGTCCAAGGGGTGCATGCGCCGCAGAACGAGACTCGGTGTTCCTCGCCGCCAGATCTTCTCGCCCTTACCAGGAGCTCCTCCCCAGTGGAACTGCTCTGTCTCTGTTGCACTACCTGCCTTCTGACGAAGACCGCGCTTTTATGAAACGACTCGCCTCGTGTACTTCGTCTCAGCAAGTTCTTCGCCTCTTGCGATCTCACCCTTACCTCTCAGGTGCAACGGCAGCATCGATACTTCACCGGCTCGCGGACCTGGAGCACCATTCCACGCACGATCTATCAGATGCTCTGCTGTCCGATGCGGGCCTTAATAAACTTTGTCAAACCCTGGAGCACGATTCAGCAGGATTGCAGGATGAGGTATTGGTCAGAGCTCTCCTGGGCTGTACGCGTCTCTACCTTGACCCTCACAGCAGCCTAGTGCTAAAGCTGGTGTCCGAGAGTCGAAAGAGACTGAATTTGGAGCGGCTCGGCGTCGAAACGCTGTGTGGGTTATCAAGGGCTTTATTTGCGTTGGAAGGACCTAACAGCGGCGTTCTAAAACAGGCTATGAGTCAGATCCAAAGTAAAGATACGGGTCAGTGGAATATGGCAGAGCTAGTCGCTGCTTACTCGATGCTTTCAACAGGTTTGGGTGAAGATGATTGCTATCAGGagcttctaaataaaatgaacgcTCGGGCACGTCAGTTAGCGCCACTAATGGGCCCAAGCATGATTAGTGAAATTCTAGCCGCTTTATTAAAATCGAGACATAATAAAGCATTGCCGCTCGTAATTGCACTTTGCAAGCAAGCTGTCCATCACGTGAAAAACTTTGCAGACGAGGAACTGACTGTGGTGCTGTCTGCACTCATGCACTACGGACACAATGACCACTTTCTGGTGGTAGCTCTCGAGCGCCACGTGCCCAAGGTCGCCTTCACTGCTCATCCAGAGACCGTTACCAAGGTGATGCAGTTTTTCCGGAGATGGCGCATTCTTTCTCCACCCGTTTTTAACACGGTGGCTGAGAGCTTCTTGTATCGTGCTGAGGAGTACTCGACGTGCCAGGTGTCGCAACAGATCGCCGCTCTGGGAGCGTTGGGATACCTGCCACCTGATGCCGGGAGGTTGTTCCAAAAAGTGGAGTCCGTTTTGCATGCCCGCTTTTCCCAATTTCATCCCAGAGCCCTGCTAGACCTACTGTATGCCTGTACCCTTCTACAGAGATATCCACTTAATTTTGTCTCAAAAGTCTTCAGTCCTTACTTCATGCAGCAGCTACAGG GGGAGGAGGGCAGCAGGATAGATCACAAAGTGCTTGAACAGCTGACCCAACTTTACATGACTGTAAAACTTGAGTGTCCGTTTTACGAC GGACCACGACTTCCGCAGAAGTTTCAAGTCAAGTCATTTTTGGATTTGGAGACTCCGGTCCAGCCTCACTTCTACAACGCTGTGAGGTCCGCTCTGGTGGATCTGCTCGGGGCTCAGTCGTTCTTTGCTTCCAGAGTACTCACACCGTATTGTTATACGCTAG acatTGAGATAAAACTAGATGAAGAAGGCTACGTCTTGCCTGCTTCGCATAGAGATCAGGTTTATAAAAG AATTGCTCTCTGTATTGATGGGTCTAAGCGCTTCGCAGCTAATTCAGACAAACTGCTAGGCAAGGAATCCATCAAGCAGCGGCACCTGAGGATTCTGGGATATGAAGTTGTCCAG ATTCCATACTCTGAATTTGAGACACTCAAGAATAAAAAAGAGGCCGTGGAATATCTGCACAAGAAGATCTTTCCTCACAGCTACAGACTCAGCTGGTGA
- the fastkd3 gene encoding FAST kinase domain-containing protein 3, mitochondrial isoform X2: MMALLVMARTLPLRQHFLSYLDEWFLQSLKACAGKPPSSSHLRTSTVCFSSCSSLGPRGACAAERDSVFLAARSSRPYQELLPSGTALSLLHYLPSDEDRAFMKRLASCTSSQQVLRLLRSHPYLSGATAASILHRLADLEHHSTHDLSDALLSDAGLNKLCQTLEHDSAGLQDEVLVRALLGCTRLYLDPHSSLVLKLVSESRKRLNLERLGVETLCGLSRALFALEGPNSGVLKQAMSQIQSKDTGQWNMAELVAAYSMLSTGLGEDDCYQELLNKMNARARQLAPLMGPSMISEILAALLKSRHNKALPLVIALCKQAVHHVKNFADEELTVVLSALMHYGHNDHFLVVALERHVPKVAFTAHPETVTKVMQFFRRWRILSPPVFNTVAESFLYRAEEYSTCQVSQQIAALGALGYLPPDAGRLFQKVESVLHARFSQFHPRALLDLLYACTLLQRYPLNFVSKVFSPYFMQQLQGEEGSRIDHKVLEQLTQLYMTVKLECPFYDGPRLPQKFQVKSFLDLETPVQPHFYNAVRSALVDLLGAQSFFASRVLTPYCYTLDIEIKLDEEGYVLPASHRDQVYKRIALCIDGSKRFAANSDKLLGKESIKQRHLRILGYEVVQIPYSEFETLKNKKEAVEYLHKKIFPHSYRLSW; this comes from the exons ATGATGGCGCTTTTGGTGATGGCCAGAACGCTACCACTGAGGCAGCATTTCCTGAGCTATTTGGACGAATGGTTCCTTCAGTCTCTGAAAGCGTGTGCTGGTAAGCCTCCGTCTTCTTCCCATCTCCGAACCTCTACCGTCTGCTTTTCCTCATGTTCCAGCCTCGGTCCAAGGGGTGCATGCGCCGCAGAACGAGACTCGGTGTTCCTCGCCGCCAGATCTTCTCGCCCTTACCAGGAGCTCCTCCCCAGTGGAACTGCTCTGTCTCTGTTGCACTACCTGCCTTCTGACGAAGACCGCGCTTTTATGAAACGACTCGCCTCGTGTACTTCGTCTCAGCAAGTTCTTCGCCTCTTGCGATCTCACCCTTACCTCTCAGGTGCAACGGCAGCATCGATACTTCACCGGCTCGCGGACCTGGAGCACCATTCCACGCACGATCTATCAGATGCTCTGCTGTCCGATGCGGGCCTTAATAAACTTTGTCAAACCCTGGAGCACGATTCAGCAGGATTGCAGGATGAGGTATTGGTCAGAGCTCTCCTGGGCTGTACGCGTCTCTACCTTGACCCTCACAGCAGCCTAGTGCTAAAGCTGGTGTCCGAGAGTCGAAAGAGACTGAATTTGGAGCGGCTCGGCGTCGAAACGCTGTGTGGGTTATCAAGGGCTTTATTTGCGTTGGAAGGACCTAACAGCGGCGTTCTAAAACAGGCTATGAGTCAGATCCAAAGTAAAGATACGGGTCAGTGGAATATGGCAGAGCTAGTCGCTGCTTACTCGATGCTTTCAACAGGTTTGGGTGAAGATGATTGCTATCAGGagcttctaaataaaatgaacgcTCGGGCACGTCAGTTAGCGCCACTAATGGGCCCAAGCATGATTAGTGAAATTCTAGCCGCTTTATTAAAATCGAGACATAATAAAGCATTGCCGCTCGTAATTGCACTTTGCAAGCAAGCTGTCCATCACGTGAAAAACTTTGCAGACGAGGAACTGACTGTGGTGCTGTCTGCACTCATGCACTACGGACACAATGACCACTTTCTGGTGGTAGCTCTCGAGCGCCACGTGCCCAAGGTCGCCTTCACTGCTCATCCAGAGACCGTTACCAAGGTGATGCAGTTTTTCCGGAGATGGCGCATTCTTTCTCCACCCGTTTTTAACACGGTGGCTGAGAGCTTCTTGTATCGTGCTGAGGAGTACTCGACGTGCCAGGTGTCGCAACAGATCGCCGCTCTGGGAGCGTTGGGATACCTGCCACCTGATGCCGGGAGGTTGTTCCAAAAAGTGGAGTCCGTTTTGCATGCCCGCTTTTCCCAATTTCATCCCAGAGCCCTGCTAGACCTACTGTATGCCTGTACCCTTCTACAGAGATATCCACTTAATTTTGTCTCAAAAGTCTTCAGTCCTTACTTCATGCAGCAGCTACAGG GGGAGGAGGGCAGCAGGATAGATCACAAAGTGCTTGAACAGCTGACCCAACTTTACATGACTGTAAAACTTGAGTGTCCGTTTTACGAC GGACCACGACTTCCGCAGAAGTTTCAAGTCAAGTCATTTTTGGATTTGGAGACTCCGGTCCAGCCTCACTTCTACAACGCTGTGAGGTCCGCTCTGGTGGATCTGCTCGGGGCTCAGTCGTTCTTTGCTTCCAGAGTACTCACACCGTATTGTTATACGCTAG acatTGAGATAAAACTAGATGAAGAAGGCTACGTCTTGCCTGCTTCGCATAGAGATCAGGTTTATAAAAG AATTGCTCTCTGTATTGATGGGTCTAAGCGCTTCGCAGCTAATTCAGACAAACTGCTAGGCAAGGAATCCATCAAGCAGCGGCACCTGAGGATTCTGGGATATGAAGTTGTCCAG ATTCCATACTCTGAATTTGAGACACTCAAGAATAAAAAAGAGGCCGTGGAATATCTGCACAAGAAGATCTTTCCTCACAGCTACAGACTCAGCTGGTGA
- the fastkd3 gene encoding FAST kinase domain-containing protein 3, mitochondrial isoform X1, which produces MMFNVNVHVLQIKDMMALLVMARTLPLRQHFLSYLDEWFLQSLKACAGKPPSSSHLRTSTVCFSSCSSLGPRGACAAERDSVFLAARSSRPYQELLPSGTALSLLHYLPSDEDRAFMKRLASCTSSQQVLRLLRSHPYLSGATAASILHRLADLEHHSTHDLSDALLSDAGLNKLCQTLEHDSAGLQDEVLVRALLGCTRLYLDPHSSLVLKLVSESRKRLNLERLGVETLCGLSRALFALEGPNSGVLKQAMSQIQSKDTGQWNMAELVAAYSMLSTGLGEDDCYQELLNKMNARARQLAPLMGPSMISEILAALLKSRHNKALPLVIALCKQAVHHVKNFADEELTVVLSALMHYGHNDHFLVVALERHVPKVAFTAHPETVTKVMQFFRRWRILSPPVFNTVAESFLYRAEEYSTCQVSQQIAALGALGYLPPDAGRLFQKVESVLHARFSQFHPRALLDLLYACTLLQRYPLNFVSKVFSPYFMQQLQGEEGSRIDHKVLEQLTQLYMTVKLECPFYDGPRLPQKFQVKSFLDLETPVQPHFYNAVRSALVDLLGAQSFFASRVLTPYCYTLDIEIKLDEEGYVLPASHRDQVYKRIALCIDGSKRFAANSDKLLGKESIKQRHLRILGYEVVQIPYSEFETLKNKKEAVEYLHKKIFPHSYRLSW; this is translated from the exons ATGATGTTTAACGTTAACGTTCATGTTCTGCAGATTAAGGATATGATGGCGCTTTTGGTGATGGCCAGAACGCTACCACTGAGGCAGCATTTCCTGAGCTATTTGGACGAATGGTTCCTTCAGTCTCTGAAAGCGTGTGCTGGTAAGCCTCCGTCTTCTTCCCATCTCCGAACCTCTACCGTCTGCTTTTCCTCATGTTCCAGCCTCGGTCCAAGGGGTGCATGCGCCGCAGAACGAGACTCGGTGTTCCTCGCCGCCAGATCTTCTCGCCCTTACCAGGAGCTCCTCCCCAGTGGAACTGCTCTGTCTCTGTTGCACTACCTGCCTTCTGACGAAGACCGCGCTTTTATGAAACGACTCGCCTCGTGTACTTCGTCTCAGCAAGTTCTTCGCCTCTTGCGATCTCACCCTTACCTCTCAGGTGCAACGGCAGCATCGATACTTCACCGGCTCGCGGACCTGGAGCACCATTCCACGCACGATCTATCAGATGCTCTGCTGTCCGATGCGGGCCTTAATAAACTTTGTCAAACCCTGGAGCACGATTCAGCAGGATTGCAGGATGAGGTATTGGTCAGAGCTCTCCTGGGCTGTACGCGTCTCTACCTTGACCCTCACAGCAGCCTAGTGCTAAAGCTGGTGTCCGAGAGTCGAAAGAGACTGAATTTGGAGCGGCTCGGCGTCGAAACGCTGTGTGGGTTATCAAGGGCTTTATTTGCGTTGGAAGGACCTAACAGCGGCGTTCTAAAACAGGCTATGAGTCAGATCCAAAGTAAAGATACGGGTCAGTGGAATATGGCAGAGCTAGTCGCTGCTTACTCGATGCTTTCAACAGGTTTGGGTGAAGATGATTGCTATCAGGagcttctaaataaaatgaacgcTCGGGCACGTCAGTTAGCGCCACTAATGGGCCCAAGCATGATTAGTGAAATTCTAGCCGCTTTATTAAAATCGAGACATAATAAAGCATTGCCGCTCGTAATTGCACTTTGCAAGCAAGCTGTCCATCACGTGAAAAACTTTGCAGACGAGGAACTGACTGTGGTGCTGTCTGCACTCATGCACTACGGACACAATGACCACTTTCTGGTGGTAGCTCTCGAGCGCCACGTGCCCAAGGTCGCCTTCACTGCTCATCCAGAGACCGTTACCAAGGTGATGCAGTTTTTCCGGAGATGGCGCATTCTTTCTCCACCCGTTTTTAACACGGTGGCTGAGAGCTTCTTGTATCGTGCTGAGGAGTACTCGACGTGCCAGGTGTCGCAACAGATCGCCGCTCTGGGAGCGTTGGGATACCTGCCACCTGATGCCGGGAGGTTGTTCCAAAAAGTGGAGTCCGTTTTGCATGCCCGCTTTTCCCAATTTCATCCCAGAGCCCTGCTAGACCTACTGTATGCCTGTACCCTTCTACAGAGATATCCACTTAATTTTGTCTCAAAAGTCTTCAGTCCTTACTTCATGCAGCAGCTACAGG GGGAGGAGGGCAGCAGGATAGATCACAAAGTGCTTGAACAGCTGACCCAACTTTACATGACTGTAAAACTTGAGTGTCCGTTTTACGAC GGACCACGACTTCCGCAGAAGTTTCAAGTCAAGTCATTTTTGGATTTGGAGACTCCGGTCCAGCCTCACTTCTACAACGCTGTGAGGTCCGCTCTGGTGGATCTGCTCGGGGCTCAGTCGTTCTTTGCTTCCAGAGTACTCACACCGTATTGTTATACGCTAG acatTGAGATAAAACTAGATGAAGAAGGCTACGTCTTGCCTGCTTCGCATAGAGATCAGGTTTATAAAAG AATTGCTCTCTGTATTGATGGGTCTAAGCGCTTCGCAGCTAATTCAGACAAACTGCTAGGCAAGGAATCCATCAAGCAGCGGCACCTGAGGATTCTGGGATATGAAGTTGTCCAG ATTCCATACTCTGAATTTGAGACACTCAAGAATAAAAAAGAGGCCGTGGAATATCTGCACAAGAAGATCTTTCCTCACAGCTACAGACTCAGCTGGTGA
- the fastkd3 gene encoding FAST kinase domain-containing protein 3, mitochondrial isoform X4, with product MMFNVNVHVLQIKDMMALLVMARTLPLRQHFLSYLDEWFLQSLKACAGKPPSSSHLRTSTVCFSSCSSLGPRGACAAERDSVFLAARSSRPYQELLPSGTALSLLHYLPSDEDRAFMKRLASCTSSQQVLRLLRSHPYLSGATAASILHRLADLEHHSTHDLSDALLSDAGLNKLCQTLEHDSAGLQDEVLVRALLGCTRLYLDPHSSLVLKLVSESRKRLNLERLGVETLCGLSRALFALEGPNSGVLKQAMSQIQSKDTGQWNMAELVAAYSMLSTGLGEDDCYQELLNKMNARARQLAPLMGPSMISEILAALLKSRHNKALPLVIALCKQAVHHVKNFADEELTVVLSALMHYGHNDHFLVVALERHVPKVAFTAHPETVTKVMQFFRRWRILSPPVFNTVAESFLYRAEEYSTCQVSQQIAALGALGYLPPDAGRLFQKVESVLHARFSQFHPRALLDLLYACTLLQRYPLNFVSKVFSPYFMQQLQDIEIKLDEEGYVLPASHRDQVYKRIALCIDGSKRFAANSDKLLGKESIKQRHLRILGYEVVQIPYSEFETLKNKKEAVEYLHKKIFPHSYRLSW from the exons ATGATGTTTAACGTTAACGTTCATGTTCTGCAGATTAAGGATATGATGGCGCTTTTGGTGATGGCCAGAACGCTACCACTGAGGCAGCATTTCCTGAGCTATTTGGACGAATGGTTCCTTCAGTCTCTGAAAGCGTGTGCTGGTAAGCCTCCGTCTTCTTCCCATCTCCGAACCTCTACCGTCTGCTTTTCCTCATGTTCCAGCCTCGGTCCAAGGGGTGCATGCGCCGCAGAACGAGACTCGGTGTTCCTCGCCGCCAGATCTTCTCGCCCTTACCAGGAGCTCCTCCCCAGTGGAACTGCTCTGTCTCTGTTGCACTACCTGCCTTCTGACGAAGACCGCGCTTTTATGAAACGACTCGCCTCGTGTACTTCGTCTCAGCAAGTTCTTCGCCTCTTGCGATCTCACCCTTACCTCTCAGGTGCAACGGCAGCATCGATACTTCACCGGCTCGCGGACCTGGAGCACCATTCCACGCACGATCTATCAGATGCTCTGCTGTCCGATGCGGGCCTTAATAAACTTTGTCAAACCCTGGAGCACGATTCAGCAGGATTGCAGGATGAGGTATTGGTCAGAGCTCTCCTGGGCTGTACGCGTCTCTACCTTGACCCTCACAGCAGCCTAGTGCTAAAGCTGGTGTCCGAGAGTCGAAAGAGACTGAATTTGGAGCGGCTCGGCGTCGAAACGCTGTGTGGGTTATCAAGGGCTTTATTTGCGTTGGAAGGACCTAACAGCGGCGTTCTAAAACAGGCTATGAGTCAGATCCAAAGTAAAGATACGGGTCAGTGGAATATGGCAGAGCTAGTCGCTGCTTACTCGATGCTTTCAACAGGTTTGGGTGAAGATGATTGCTATCAGGagcttctaaataaaatgaacgcTCGGGCACGTCAGTTAGCGCCACTAATGGGCCCAAGCATGATTAGTGAAATTCTAGCCGCTTTATTAAAATCGAGACATAATAAAGCATTGCCGCTCGTAATTGCACTTTGCAAGCAAGCTGTCCATCACGTGAAAAACTTTGCAGACGAGGAACTGACTGTGGTGCTGTCTGCACTCATGCACTACGGACACAATGACCACTTTCTGGTGGTAGCTCTCGAGCGCCACGTGCCCAAGGTCGCCTTCACTGCTCATCCAGAGACCGTTACCAAGGTGATGCAGTTTTTCCGGAGATGGCGCATTCTTTCTCCACCCGTTTTTAACACGGTGGCTGAGAGCTTCTTGTATCGTGCTGAGGAGTACTCGACGTGCCAGGTGTCGCAACAGATCGCCGCTCTGGGAGCGTTGGGATACCTGCCACCTGATGCCGGGAGGTTGTTCCAAAAAGTGGAGTCCGTTTTGCATGCCCGCTTTTCCCAATTTCATCCCAGAGCCCTGCTAGACCTACTGTATGCCTGTACCCTTCTACAGAGATATCCACTTAATTTTGTCTCAAAAGTCTTCAGTCCTTACTTCATGCAGCAGCTACAGG acatTGAGATAAAACTAGATGAAGAAGGCTACGTCTTGCCTGCTTCGCATAGAGATCAGGTTTATAAAAG AATTGCTCTCTGTATTGATGGGTCTAAGCGCTTCGCAGCTAATTCAGACAAACTGCTAGGCAAGGAATCCATCAAGCAGCGGCACCTGAGGATTCTGGGATATGAAGTTGTCCAG ATTCCATACTCTGAATTTGAGACACTCAAGAATAAAAAAGAGGCCGTGGAATATCTGCACAAGAAGATCTTTCCTCACAGCTACAGACTCAGCTGGTGA
- the mrpl15 gene encoding 39S ribosomal protein L15, mitochondrial isoform X2 has product MSITKTTAGKTIDIVKNLPRITLANLRPNPGSKKRCKFLYLRCGRSEKHRGRGMHGGNKSGRGHTGERQRGNRPRLGFEGGQTPFYLVIPKYGYNANHSRRLQYPPLSLRRLQYLIDLGRVDPMQPIDLTQLVNCRGIAIQPMKRDYGVQLVDEGADIFRAKVNLEVQVASEKAIAAVERNGGVITTSYYDPRSLQILTKPVPFLMSGDPIPKRLLPGEDLLPYYTDASNRGYLADPDKVRAARLGLAKKYGYTIPDITTDKSFEMLVQRKDPRQIFFGLSPGWVVNMADKKILKPTDDKVLQYYGNVKSL; this is encoded by the exons ATGTCTATAACAAAGACAACGGCGGGGAAAACCATCGACATAGTAAAGAATCTACCTCGTATTACCCTCGCAAACCTTCGACCAAACCCGGGGTCGAAAAAAAGATGTAAGTTTCTTTATTTAAGATGTGGAAGATCA GAAAAGCACAGAGGTCGTGGAATGCATGGAGGCAATAAAAGTGGACGGGGGCACACGGGTGAACGGCAGCGTGGTAATCGACCCCGACTGGGCTTTGAAGGTGGACAGACTCCGTTCTATCTGGTCATTCCAAAATATGGCTACAATGCCAATCACAG TCGTCGGCTGCAGTATCCCCCACTATCCCTACGCAGACTCCAGTATCTAATAGATTTAGGTCGTGTTGACCCCATGCAACCCATCGATCTAACCCAACTCGTCAATTGCAGAGGGATTGCAATCCAGCCTATGAAACGAGACTATGGTGTTCAGCTGGTtgatgag GGGGCTGATATATTTCGTGCTAAAGTAAACTTGGAGGTCCAGGTTGCTTCAGAGAAAGCTATTGCTGCAGTTGAGCGAAATGGTGGTGTGATCACAACCAGCTACTATGATCCTCGTAGTCTCC aAATCCTCACCAAACCAGTACCCTTTCTCATGTCTGGAGATCCTATACCCAAGCGCCTTCTCCCTGGGGAAGACCTTCTTCCATATTACACAGATGCCAGTAACCGCGGCTACCTCGCAGACCCAGATAAAGTCCGAGCTGCGAGGCTAGGTCTGGCTAAAAAGTATGGCTACACCATACCTGACATCACAacagacaaaagttttgaaatgCTGGTACAAAGAAAAGATCCTcgtcagattttttttgggTTGTCACCCGGTTGGGTGGTGAATATGGCAGACAAGAAGATCCTCAAACCTACTGATGATAAAGTCTTGCAGTATTATGGCAATGTTAAGTCTTTATAG
- the mrpl15 gene encoding 39S ribosomal protein L15, mitochondrial isoform X1 yields the protein MHGGNKSGRGHTGERQRGNRPRLGFEGGQTPFYLVIPKYGYNANHSRRLQYPPLSLRRLQYLIDLGRVDPMQPIDLTQLVNCRGIAIQPMKRDYGVQLVDEGADIFRAKVNLEVQVASEKAIAAVERNGGVITTSYYDPRSLQILTKPVPFLMSGDPIPKRLLPGEDLLPYYTDASNRGYLADPDKVRAARLGLAKKYGYTIPDITTDKSFEMLVQRKDPRQIFFGLSPGWVVNMADKKILKPTDDKVLQYYGNVKSL from the exons ATGCATGGAGGCAATAAAAGTGGACGGGGGCACACGGGTGAACGGCAGCGTGGTAATCGACCCCGACTGGGCTTTGAAGGTGGACAGACTCCGTTCTATCTGGTCATTCCAAAATATGGCTACAATGCCAATCACAG TCGTCGGCTGCAGTATCCCCCACTATCCCTACGCAGACTCCAGTATCTAATAGATTTAGGTCGTGTTGACCCCATGCAACCCATCGATCTAACCCAACTCGTCAATTGCAGAGGGATTGCAATCCAGCCTATGAAACGAGACTATGGTGTTCAGCTGGTtgatgag GGGGCTGATATATTTCGTGCTAAAGTAAACTTGGAGGTCCAGGTTGCTTCAGAGAAAGCTATTGCTGCAGTTGAGCGAAATGGTGGTGTGATCACAACCAGCTACTATGATCCTCGTAGTCTCC aAATCCTCACCAAACCAGTACCCTTTCTCATGTCTGGAGATCCTATACCCAAGCGCCTTCTCCCTGGGGAAGACCTTCTTCCATATTACACAGATGCCAGTAACCGCGGCTACCTCGCAGACCCAGATAAAGTCCGAGCTGCGAGGCTAGGTCTGGCTAAAAAGTATGGCTACACCATACCTGACATCACAacagacaaaagttttgaaatgCTGGTACAAAGAAAAGATCCTcgtcagattttttttgggTTGTCACCCGGTTGGGTGGTGAATATGGCAGACAAGAAGATCCTCAAACCTACTGATGATAAAGTCTTGCAGTATTATGGCAATGTTAAGTCTTTATAG
- the lypla1 gene encoding acyl-protein thioesterase 1, producing MCGNIMSAPLPVIVPAACRATAAVIFLHGLGDTGHGWAEAMAGIRTPYVKYICPHAPIMPVTLNMNMAMPSWFDIAGLSPDAEEDETGIKRASESIRALIDQEVKNGIPSHRIVLGGFSQGGALSLYTALTSPQKLAGVLALSCWLPLRNSLSKSVISNKDISVLQCHGEEDPLVPLVFGCLTVEKLKVLLNPSNITFKTYSRMPHSACPEEMMDIKQFIEKQLPKIN from the exons ATGTGTGGTAATATCATGTCAGCACCCCTGCCAGTAATCGTGCCAGCCGCTTGTAGAGCCACGGCCGCG GTGATATTCCTCCATGGCCTAGGGGACACGGG GCACGGATGGGCAGAAGCTATGGCTGGGATCAGGACACCTTATGTAAAGTACATTTGCCCTCATGC ACCAATAATGCCTGTCACCCTCAACATGAACATGGCAATGCCTTCCTG GTTTGACATAGCTGGTCTCAGTCCTGATGCAGAGGAAGACGAAACTGGAATTAAAAGAGCTTCTGAAAGCA TCAGAGCACTGATTGATCAAGAAGTTAAAAATGGAATTCCGTCTCATAGAATTGTGTTGGGAGGGTTCTCTCAG gGTGGAGCCCTCTCCCTCTACACTGCTTTGACCAGTCCTCAGAAGCTGGCAGGTGTGCTCGCTCTCAGCTGCTGGTTGCCGCTCAGGAACTCCCTCTCAAAG TCAGTGATAAGCAATAAGGACATATCGGTGCTTCAATGCCATGGTGAAGAAGATCCTCTGGTTCCTCTTGTGTTTGGCTGTCTCACAGTAGAGAAACTCAAAGTCCTGCTGAATCCCTCCAATATCACCTTTAAAACATACTCTAGAATGCCTCACAGTGCATGTCCTGAG GAAATGATGGACATCAAGCAGTTTATCGAGAAGCAGCTCCCCAAAAtcaattaa